From a region of the Haloferax volcanii DS2 genome:
- a CDS encoding tyrosine-type recombinase/integrase, which produces MADDWYETVYENKHESINEFIKRKQVTGRSERTLNAYSRILKKFYHEEFPELRPEDTEVFHIEDYVMRLAQRDLSQNTKRRYLESLSAFFSYAMKRPRFEKITGNPAAVVLEEIPKQVRDRPDCATWENGRQIIHNISDPRDKTVATVLAKTGCRLTEALEIQVDDLMLEEGFIRLRKRKGGKQTVVPIDQETIKAIQRFQFIRNGRGTDYLFVSIRGERVSKTSVQRAVKKAAEEAGIMEPGEDRFHKKFTPHTYRTVFTTLMRNQGMPDHILRYIRGDSNDETMDIYTRVDRSQARQQYLNCIKTLEL; this is translated from the coding sequence ATGGCGGATGACTGGTACGAGACGGTCTATGAGAACAAGCACGAATCGATTAACGAGTTCATCAAGAGGAAGCAGGTTACAGGCCGCAGTGAACGCACTCTCAACGCCTACAGCCGCATCCTCAAGAAATTCTACCACGAAGAATTTCCCGAATTAAGGCCTGAGGACACGGAGGTATTCCACATCGAGGATTACGTGATGAGATTGGCCCAGAGGGATCTAAGCCAGAACACGAAACGCCGTTACCTCGAATCACTCAGTGCGTTCTTCAGCTACGCGATGAAACGCCCCAGGTTCGAGAAAATAACAGGAAACCCGGCAGCAGTCGTCCTCGAAGAAATCCCCAAACAAGTACGAGACCGGCCGGACTGCGCCACCTGGGAAAACGGCCGACAGATCATCCACAACATCTCCGACCCCAGAGACAAAACAGTCGCTACAGTACTCGCCAAAACCGGATGCAGACTGACGGAGGCCCTCGAAATCCAGGTGGACGACCTAATGCTGGAAGAAGGATTCATCCGCCTCCGCAAAAGGAAAGGCGGGAAACAGACCGTCGTCCCCATCGACCAAGAAACTATCAAGGCCATTCAGCGGTTCCAGTTCATCCGGAACGGACGCGGCACCGACTACCTCTTCGTCTCCATACGGGGAGAACGCGTCTCCAAAACCTCAGTACAGAGAGCAGTGAAGAAAGCTGCAGAAGAGGCCGGAATAATGGAGCCGGGAGAAGACAGGTTTCACAAGAAGTTCACGCCACACACCTACAGAACCGTCTTCACCACCCTAATGCGAAACCAAGGAATGCCCGATCACATCCTACGCTACATCCGCGGAGACAGCAACGACGAAACAATGGACATCTACACACGCGTAGACCGCAGCCAAGCCCGCCAACAATACCTCAACTGCATCAAAACCCTCGAACTCTAA
- a CDS encoding HsdM family class I SAM-dependent methyltransferase codes for MISEDLEELSEVESTDLRDDGVVIETEGPSFYIFLPGGPCEQTKQIPEVADRLLVAVQTGFLEFHGEDILLYELGEDHDYGELIRQVLTGEAVHVELESEEASETLSEAGYVHGYTPQAIAEILTGWAITSENDSVLDFATGSGTLLKQAATYLDKEGRLTGVEIHPFIAKLVKSRVRGIDNAEIFNEDFFDWRTPEQLELGEETQGEHSSEKYDAVVGNPPITGFLPPEQREKISEWTQGRRPSLAAAFVAKAVTHLKDGGRGAFVLPKKALKDGLLEQLTESCSIHRIVELPLGVFADAHSVELVVLTMVKEERDPQVKETGIGRFNQMELPENARGLFQQPLDAILENRYNPYDAELAKASHADLEGRNVLRILSNPSIYDIITSEGFTKLGELSGVEIGSGVSTGNNDFFYFDPSEKEESGIDERFFRPVIKNPPSDIRSISEEVIDLYLLDLTQYVEELRSDGVEVTEERVLEELENDGYTELVEYIEDSPLHHQGNGLSFTPNYLGKFQNPDLIIPEFFDEPVCYTVELDDAVFDSTVIGVQVDREQRRDALARLLNTPLYREFFQTYAESMDLNWYRINITQLKEIPIIEQALNEDTFERLEPFFPPEDDNDLVNLNHLLIESCETEEEKQALRRYLASRDNFAWSWFLTLPEFEEFQELLESDRDQAQEFVVDRFDQELLDQARQTFRNVEFFEGRRELLDDLLMEFEEGHYRGFLAGIVLQFEGVLGDLVEEAGGDIVEEDGKTEFKMPGKNRSQKRKNLDNLISQFFDGVFSEYLHQTVRQRRNKIAHGDVIEDSRTLSIHFFVSFYALCNACLNEYVRIAQQQDSEAAAI; via the coding sequence ATGATTTCTGAGGACTTGGAAGAGCTCTCTGAAGTAGAGTCGACAGATTTGCGGGACGATGGGGTAGTTATTGAAACTGAGGGACCGTCCTTCTATATCTTCCTCCCTGGCGGACCTTGTGAACAAACAAAACAGATTCCTGAAGTTGCAGATCGACTGTTGGTAGCCGTTCAAACTGGATTCTTGGAATTCCACGGAGAAGATATCCTGCTCTATGAGTTGGGAGAGGACCACGACTACGGAGAACTTATCAGACAAGTCTTGACCGGGGAGGCCGTACACGTAGAATTAGAGAGCGAGGAGGCCTCAGAAACGCTGTCCGAAGCCGGTTACGTACACGGCTATACACCACAAGCTATTGCGGAAATCCTCACAGGATGGGCAATAACATCAGAAAACGACTCCGTCCTTGACTTCGCTACAGGATCGGGAACTCTACTCAAACAAGCTGCGACCTACCTCGACAAAGAAGGCCGCTTGACCGGAGTCGAGATACATCCCTTTATCGCTAAACTGGTAAAAAGCAGAGTAAGAGGCATAGACAACGCGGAAATATTCAATGAGGACTTCTTCGATTGGAGAACACCCGAACAGCTAGAGCTGGGCGAAGAAACTCAGGGAGAACACTCTTCCGAGAAATACGATGCAGTCGTCGGAAACCCGCCGATAACGGGCTTCCTTCCGCCAGAGCAACGAGAGAAAATCAGTGAGTGGACTCAAGGTAGAAGGCCTTCGCTTGCTGCTGCTTTCGTCGCTAAGGCGGTAACTCATCTCAAAGACGGTGGGCGTGGTGCATTCGTACTACCGAAGAAGGCCTTGAAAGACGGCCTCTTGGAACAACTCACTGAATCATGCAGCATCCATAGAATTGTAGAGCTTCCGTTGGGAGTCTTTGCAGATGCTCACTCAGTAGAATTAGTCGTTCTGACCATGGTCAAGGAGGAGCGTGATCCTCAAGTCAAGGAGACCGGGATCGGCCGATTCAACCAGATGGAACTCCCCGAAAACGCACGAGGCCTTTTCCAACAACCGCTAGACGCCATACTCGAAAACAGGTACAATCCATACGATGCTGAATTGGCGAAGGCCTCTCACGCGGACTTGGAAGGAAGAAATGTCTTGAGGATACTTTCTAACCCGTCAATCTATGACATCATCACGTCTGAAGGCTTCACTAAGCTTGGTGAGCTCTCCGGAGTCGAGATTGGGAGCGGCGTGTCTACAGGCAATAACGATTTCTTCTACTTTGATCCAAGTGAGAAAGAGGAATCAGGTATTGATGAACGGTTCTTCCGTCCTGTCATCAAGAATCCTCCCAGCGATATACGTTCTATATCTGAGGAAGTGATCGATCTGTATCTGCTGGATCTTACTCAGTACGTGGAAGAGTTGAGGAGTGACGGCGTAGAGGTTACAGAAGAGAGAGTGCTTGAAGAGCTGGAGAATGACGGCTACACAGAACTGGTCGAATATATTGAGGACAGTCCTCTTCATCATCAAGGAAATGGACTCTCGTTTACTCCGAACTATCTTGGCAAGTTCCAGAATCCGGACTTGATTATACCTGAGTTTTTCGATGAGCCTGTCTGCTATACTGTTGAGTTAGATGATGCAGTGTTTGATTCGACGGTGATCGGAGTCCAAGTTGATAGGGAACAACGCAGGGATGCTTTAGCGCGGCTACTGAATACTCCTCTCTACAGAGAATTCTTCCAAACATACGCTGAATCAATGGACTTGAACTGGTACCGTATCAACATCACCCAGCTAAAAGAAATCCCGATTATTGAGCAGGCATTGAATGAGGATACATTCGAGAGACTGGAGCCTTTCTTCCCTCCAGAAGACGACAACGACCTCGTCAACCTGAACCATCTTCTGATTGAAAGCTGTGAGACAGAAGAGGAGAAGCAGGCCTTACGACGGTACTTAGCTTCAAGAGACAACTTTGCCTGGTCCTGGTTCTTGACTCTGCCTGAGTTTGAGGAGTTCCAAGAGCTTCTTGAATCTGATCGTGACCAGGCTCAAGAGTTCGTGGTCGACCGGTTTGATCAAGAGCTTCTAGACCAAGCACGTCAGACCTTCCGGAACGTCGAATTCTTTGAAGGCAGACGAGAGCTTCTAGACGACCTTCTTATGGAGTTCGAAGAAGGCCATTACAGAGGTTTTCTCGCCGGAATTGTACTACAGTTTGAAGGAGTCCTCGGCGACCTGGTGGAGGAGGCTGGTGGTGACATCGTCGAGGAGGACGGTAAGACCGAATTCAAGATGCCAGGAAAGAACCGGTCACAGAAGCGAAAGAACCTGGATAACCTGATTTCACAGTTCTTCGATGGCGTATTCAGCGAATACCTGCATCAAACGGTTAGACAACGCCGAAACAAGATAGCACATGGAGATGTGATCGAAGACAGCCGCACACTGTCAATACACTTCTTCGTCTCCTTCTACGCTCTCTGCAATGCCTGCTTGAACGAATACGTACGAATAGCACAGCAACAAGATTCAGAAGCAGCAGCAATCTAA